The nucleotide sequence GCAGCGCCCATATCTTGCGTTTGATGCTCATTGCTGTCTCCTGATTTTTGATGAATTATCGGGCCGCCGCATGGCGCGCGGCCCGAGCGGGCTTTATGGCGCCGTCAGCACAACTTTCACGGTGCCGTCGACGGCACTCTTTTCGATATAGCCGATAGCTTTCGGATCGGCCGCCACGGCCTTCTTCACGTCAGCGCTATTGGCCACTTCCTTTGGCAAAGTCGCCTTGCCCGTGAACACCAGCTTGGACCAAAGGGCCTTCGCCTGCGACGGCTCCTTGTCCGTCACCTTCTTGTAGAACTCGGCGCGCACAGGGGCGCTTTCCGGCTGATCGATCGGCGTCATGGCTGTCGATTTTCCGAGAAAGAATTGTGCCACCTGTTCATTCGTCATCGCACCGGCAGCACTCTTCGAATTGACCACAACGACTACTTCAGCCATGGCAGGAACGGCAACCGACAGCGCCAGCAAGGCAGCCACATTCACAATAAATGGTTTCATGCGGCGCTCCTTAAAAAACGAAATCGATGGCGGCGGCAGCCACCGTGACTGGGCCATGGAAGCCAGGCTTGGCTTGCACGAAGAGACCTGGGCCATTCTTCGGCTTGATGCGGTCGATCTGCACTTTCAGCGCAGCCGAACGGTGGAAGTCCCAGCGCACACCGATGCTGTCCGTCGATTGCTCCAGCTGATTGCGCATAGTGGCCAGCGCGTCGACGCCTGCCGACAGGGCGCGCAAGGTCGGCGTGCAGGCGGCAGGATAACCGGCAGGGCAGGCGGCCGGCACGGTGTTGCTCACGCGGCCATCGGCCTTCAGGCTGGCGTGGCTGTAATACGGAAGGAAGGCACCGATGCGGTAGCCTCCCATCACGTACCACGAGGTGCTGTCGCTGACATAGCTGTCCGTCTTGCGCTTCGCATATTCGGACTGCACCAGGACATTGTTCCAGTCCAGGCCCAGGCCCACGGAGGTAAATGACGCCTTCTTGTCCTTGACTTCCAGCGCATCGGCCAGGGCGCCCAACTGGGAGATCCGATAACCACGACCGGCCGCGCGCAAGCTGCCCATCAAGGTATTCAGGCTGGGCGAATCGTTGATCGTCAGCTTGGTCTCGGCACGGCCGAAACGCACAGTAACGGGGCCATGTTCGGCCACTACGTTGAGGGCGACGATGGACTTGCCTTCCACCTGCACGGTCGAATCGGGCCCTGTCGCCAGGGTCGCCTTGGTGCGGCCCTGCGCCAACTGCGTAGTGATGCTGGTGTCGCCCGCGCTGAACTGGTAGGTGCCGTCGATGCCGTCGATGCTGTTCAGGGGCACCTGCGAATACATTTCGCCCGGTGGGCGCAGCATGGTGTTGGTATAGCCCACGTTACGGTAATCGGAAATCATGAAGACGGGCAGACCCATGCGGCCAACGCGCACACTGAAGCTGTCCGACACCTTGGCCTTGGCGAAGGCCCACGCCAGTTCAGCGCCGAAATCATCCTCGCCATCCTTGCGCGCCAGTCCCTGCACGGTGGCCGAGAGCCAAGGATTGACGGTGACATTGGCCTGCAGACCCAGGTTGGAATCGACGCCCGTACGGGCAGTGCGGCCCGCGCCGGCAGCCTGGTTCGGACGCGCAAACTGCGCCTTGTCCGTATCGGCCATGGTCAGCGCGGCCGTGCCGTAACCGCTGATCTTGACGGTGGGACCACTGGCCTCGTCGGCGTAGGCGTGGCTGATGGCCAGGGGCATGGCCAACAGGAAAATCAGGACGTGTTTATTCATAGTAATCAAATACCCGTAGCGGTGAACATTAATCGTGGAGTGGACTCGAGGTCGACGGCTCACCGGCCGTAAAAGGCCGGGTCCGTTTTTTCGCGCCGCCATCGCCTAGGGCGTGCATGGCAGCGTGACCAGTGAGTAAAACCATGCTACAGAGAAAAGGTTTTACGTTGGAAAGTTTTCTTGAGGCAATGAGCGAATTCGCCCGTTTTCATGAAAAAAGCACGCCTTCTAGAGGGGTTTATCTAAATAGCACGCCGTGCAAAACCACACTTTCGCCAGACTTTTCATACACTTATGGATAGTTCAGCCGGTACAAAGTCTTGGCGCCCTGCCAAGCGTGCCAGTGTGCTTCTCAGGCCGTCAAGCGCACGCCGGCGGCGCCGGCAAGGGGCCGAACAGCGCCTCCAATGACAGGCCGATGGCCAGCAAACGGCTGTCGCTGGCCAGCGGTCCGTCGACCTCCATCCCCACCGGTAAACCTGCAGCCGTCAAACCCGCAGGCAGGGACAAACCGGGAAGGCCCGCGTTGCTGGCCGGGTCCGTATTGCGGATCAGGGTGGTAAACGCGTCGCCAGGCGCACCGTCCGCCACCGCGATGACCGACGAACCCTGCACGCCATCAATGGCCACGGCGCACACGGGCGTCGTCGGAAAAAAAATGGCATCCAGGCGGTGGCGCGCAAAATGGTCGCGGTACAGCGCCTGCAAACGGGGCCGCTGCACCTGCACGGCATCGGGATACGCGGCACCAAACGCGTCGCCCAGGATGGCGCCAAACGCGTGCCGCACATCGGGGCTGGCCACTTGCGCGGCGATATCGTCCAGCGTGATTTGCGCGCCGCTGGCGGCCAGGTAGGCGGGAATCGCCTGGCGCGGCTCATGCAGCGCCAGCGGGAACGACACCTTGCCGTTCACCGCCATCACGTCTTCCATGCCGATATCGACCAGCACCACGCCCGCCTGCGCCAGCGTCTCCCTGGCTTGCGCCATCACGGCCGCCACGTCGGCGTCCAGCGGCTGCCAGAAAGCGGCCGGCACGCCGAAACGCAAACCGGCCAGCGGCTCCGGCGATGGCACGGGAAGGCCGGACAGCACGCTGTCGAGCAGAGCCACGTCGGCCACCGTACGCGCCATCGGGCCCACCGTGTCGCGCGTGTGGCTGATGGGGACCGTGCCGCTGGAATCGTAGCGGCGCTGTATGCCGCCATCGCCCACGGACGGGCGCAAGCCAACGATGCCGCACAAGGCGGCCGGCACCCGCGTGGAGCCGCCCGTATCCGTGCCCAGGCCTGCCGGCGCGATGCGCGCGGCGATCGCCGCCGCCGTGCCGCCGGAAGAGCCACCGGGGATGCGCGCGCTGTCATACGGGTTTTTCACGTGGCCGGCGAAACTGGAAAAATTCGTGCTGGTGGCGCCAAACGCCAGTTCATGCATGTTCGCCTTGCCCAGGATAATGGCGCCCGCGTCCAGCAGGCGCTGCACGCTGGGCGCGTTCACGGCCGGATGCCAGTCGCGCAAGGCCGGCGTGCCGGCGGTCGTCGGCATGCCGCGCGCGTCGATATTGTCTTTTACAACGATGGGCAAGCCGGCCAGCGGCGGCAAGGCGTGGCCCGCCGCGCGCGCCGCATCGACCTGCGCGGCGGCTTCCAGCGCGGACGCCGCATTGAGCGTGATCAGGCTGTTCAAGCCGGCTTGCGCGCGGGCCTGCGCCAGCAGGGTATGCATGTAGTCGACGGCGCCCAGGCTGCCATTGGCGATGGCGGCAACGGCATCGCTGGCGCTCAGGGCCAATTGCGCCTGCACGGCGATGG is from Janthinobacterium sp. 61 and encodes:
- the iaaH gene encoding indoleacetamide hydrolase, with protein sequence MSKADDQPSIAVQAQLALSASDAVAAIANGSLGAVDYMHTLLAQARAQAGLNSLITLNAASALEAAAQVDAARAAGHALPPLAGLPIVVKDNIDARGMPTTAGTPALRDWHPAVNAPSVQRLLDAGAIILGKANMHELAFGATSTNFSSFAGHVKNPYDSARIPGGSSGGTAAAIAARIAPAGLGTDTGGSTRVPAALCGIVGLRPSVGDGGIQRRYDSSGTVPISHTRDTVGPMARTVADVALLDSVLSGLPVPSPEPLAGLRFGVPAAFWQPLDADVAAVMAQARETLAQAGVVLVDIGMEDVMAVNGKVSFPLALHEPRQAIPAYLAASGAQITLDDIAAQVASPDVRHAFGAILGDAFGAAYPDAVQVQRPRLQALYRDHFARHRLDAIFFPTTPVCAVAIDGVQGSSVIAVADGAPGDAFTTLIRNTDPASNAGLPGLSLPAGLTAAGLPVGMEVDGPLASDSRLLAIGLSLEALFGPLPAPPACA